Proteins co-encoded in one Strix uralensis isolate ZFMK-TIS-50842 chromosome 2, bStrUra1, whole genome shotgun sequence genomic window:
- the RB1 gene encoding retinoblastoma-associated protein isoform X4: MLVMSKGSPLFDLIKQSKEREGQTDQPESTSTLNLPLQHNHTAADLYLSPVRSPKKKASGPPLSGTSTPDGQPTATPQTQKPQKSTSLSLFYKKVYLLAYLRLHTLFFRLLSEHPDLEPLIWTLFQHTLQNEYELMRDRHLDQIMMCSMYGICKVKNVDLRFKIIVSAYKELPNTNQETFKRVLIREEQYDSIIVFYNLVFMQKLKTNILQYASNRPPTLSPIPHIPRSPYQFSNSPRRVPAGNNIYISPLKSPYKFSDGFQSPTKMTPRSRILVSIGESFGTSEKFQKINQMVCNSDCQLKRSAEVSAAPKPLKRLRFDIEGQDEADGSKHLPQESKFQQKLAEMTSTRTRMQKQKLNDGNDTSASEEK, from the exons ATGCTGGTGATGAGTAAG GGGTCACCTCTGTTCGATCTTATCAAGCAGTCAAAAGAACGAGAAGGCCAAACTGATCAGCCTGAGTCCACTTCCACTCTCAATCTGCCTCTCCAACATAATCACACTGCCGCAGACCT CTATCTTTCTCCTGTGAGATCTCCTAAGAAGAAAGCATCTGGACCTCCTCTAAGTGGTACTTCCACTCCAGATGGTCAGCCAACTGCGACCCCCCAGACACAGAAACCACAGAAGTCTACCTCCCTCTCTCTGTTCTACAAAAAAG tGTATCTACTGGCCTATCTTCGACTACATACCTTGTTCTTTCGGCTTCTCTCTGAACATCCCGACCTGGAACCCTTGATCTGGACCCTCTTTCAGCACACACTGCAAAATGAGTATGAACTTATGAGAGACAGGCACTTGGACCAG ATCATGATGTGTTCCATGTATGGCATATGCAAAGTCAAGAATGTAGATcttagatttaaaataatagtttcGGCATACAAGGAGCTTCCCAACACAAATCAAGAG ACTTTCAAGCGTGTTCTTATCAGGGAAGAACAATATGACTCCATTATAGTCTTCTACAACTTGGTTTTTATGCAgaagctgaaaacaaacattttgcagTATGCCTCCAACAGG ccTCCCACTCTGTCACCCATCCCACACATTCCTCGCAGCCCTTACCAGTTTTCCAACTCTCCTCGGCGTGTTCCTGCTGGCAATAACATCTACATCTCACCCTTGAAGAGCCCATACAAATTCTCTGATGGGTTTCAGTCACCCACAAAGATGACTCCAAGGTCTAG AATTCTGGTGTCAATTGGTGAATCATTTGGG ACTTctgaaaagtttcaaaaaatAAACCAGATGGTGTGCAACAGTGACTGCCAGCTAAAACGCAGCGCAGAAGTAAGTGCTGCTCCTAAGCCACTGAAGAGGCTGCGCTTTGATATAGAAGGGCAAGATGAAGCAGATGGAAG CAAACACCTACCCCAGGAGTCCAAGTTCCAACAAAAGCTTGCAGAAATGA catctaCTCGAACAAGAATGCaaaaacagaaactgaatgaTGGAAATGATACCTCAGCCAGTGAAGAAAAGTGA